A genomic region of Notamacropus eugenii isolate mMacEug1 chromosome 3, mMacEug1.pri_v2, whole genome shotgun sequence contains the following coding sequences:
- the LOC140533877 gene encoding calmodulin — MADLFSEEQIAEFKEAFSLFDKDSDGSITTKELGTVMRSLGQNPTEAELKNMIGEIDTDGNGTIDFPEFLSMMARKMKDTDSEEEIREAFRVFDKDGNGFVSAAELRHVMTKLGEKLTDEEVDEMIREADVDGDGQVNYEEFVRMLITK; from the coding sequence ATGGCCGACCTGTTCTCAGAGGAGCAGATAGCTGAATTCAAAGAGGCTTTCAGCCTTTTTGATAAGGATTCTGATGGCAGCATCACTACTAAGGAACTGGGCACTGTCATGAGATCTCTAGGCCAGAACCCCACGGAAGCTGAGCTGAAGAACATGATTGGAGAGATTGATACTGATGGTAATGGTACCATTGATTTCCCTGAGTTCTTGAGCATGATGGCAAGGAAGATGAAGGACACAGACAGCGAGGAGGAGATCCGGGAGGCTTTCCGAGTGTTTGACAAGGATGGCAATGGCTTTGTCAGTGCAGCTGAGCTAAGGCATGTGATGACCAAGCTTGGGGAAAAGCTGACAGATGAAGAAGTAGATGAGATGATCCGGGAAGCTGATGTTGATGGCGATGGCCAGGTGAACTATGAGGAATTTGTCCGCATGCTTATCACTAAGTAG